In Thermofilum pendens Hrk 5, the sequence TTCTTCGAGCGTAGTGGTTGCCAGGGGGTAGGCCGTCCTGTTGGAGGCTTCGAGTGATAACCCTGCGAGGTTACCTCTCAGCACTTCTTCCAGGAAGTACGCGGCTACCTCTTCGGCTACCATGGGGAGAACGACTACTTGGCCCGGTTTCGCGAGTCTCGCAACGAGAACCTTTAACTCTGTGTACGTTGAAGGAGCCCTCTCCGCGAAAGTTTCCGAGCCGACGGTTTTCCGCGCCAGGAGGCCTATCTCCCCGGGTAGCTCTGCGCCCACGTGAAGGTGGCGAATAACGACGGGGAACTCTTCCTCGACGCTTAAGAGCAACTCGAGCGCTACCTTCGATTGAAGGTTTGGAAGGGTGACTGCCAGTATCTCGTCTTCCCTGTTCAACCCAGCGAGCCTAAGGTTCCTCAGGAACCTTTTCCTCAACGTAGCCTTGTCAACCACGCCTACCGACCTGCTTACCCCGAAAAGCGTTCACCTCTGTCCTCCCATGCATACTTCTTAAGGTTTACGGAAAGAGGGGGCCGGGCGCCTTTCCCTGTTGGTTTTACCCTTTTATTCTTGTGCCCCCAGCTCGCGCGTGACGAAAGGGTAAAGATTCACGTGTGTTGTAGATCTAGCAGGGGGTTGAGTTGCCGAAGACTGCGCTGTACGTCCTCAGCGGCGTAAGCGTGGACGACCTGCGGAGTAGCATAGCACGCCTTAACGCTACGACCAGGAACTTCTCCCTAGAAAGCGTTTCCGGAGGCGAGTGGGTAACCGCCCGGCTTACTACGGCTCCACTCCGCGATAACTGCTACTCTATCAGAATACGTTTAAGCAAGAAGAGGGGGTGGCTTTGGGGCGAGGAGTTCGTCGCGTGCATCGAGGAATACGGGGAAAGCGTCAGGCTCACCGTTCGAAGGGTTAAGGGCGTTGGTCGCGTGGGGTCTGACCTTATCGGCGCCTGGATAATCGAAGACACATCCAGGGAACTCCCCTGGCTAGAGGTCCGACACGCCGAGCTCTTCTAGGTCGTTGCCTGCACGCCCTTCACCGCGACTCCTTCTATCCCCGGGCTCGCGCAAGGCGCTCCGCAAGAGTCTTAGTGTTCGGTGAAGGGTATCCGCGCCTTCTCGAAGAGGCTTTTGTCCTTCGAGAGTGGTCGGGTAGCGTCTATCCCAAGCTTAGACGTCTGAAGAGTTACCTGGTCGGCGGAGGGGTCAAGGCTACTACCCCTGGCTCCCTTTATGATCACGATGTCTTCGTCTGGTTGCATGCGTGTTGCAAGCGCCCATTCAACGTCTAGGGGGTCGTCGGGGTCTACGTCGGCATCAACGACTACGACCGTTTTAAGCGAGGGGTGAGCGGCGAAAGCGGCCAGTATAACATTCTTGGGGTCGCCTTCCGTGGTTTTCTCCATAGATATCACCGCGTGAAGCCACCCCCCTCCCCCAGGCGTTAGCCTAACCTTCCTTACACCCGTAGCCGTTCTCGACGCAACGCTCCATATCGCGGCCTCCCTTGGAAAGCCCATCAACAGTATGTGTTCGAGGCCCGAGGGCAGGATCGAGTAGAAGAGCGGGTCCTGGCGCGTAAGGATCGACTCCACGCGGAAAACCGGCTCCTCCCTGACGATGTCGTAGGTTCCCAGGATGTCCACGAAGGGGCCCTCCTTGGCCCTCCTCCCGGCTATGAACTCCCCTAGAAGAACCACCTCCACCGGTAGCGGTAGAACAACTCCGTCGAGCAGCGAGTCCGTACCCGTAAGCCTGCCCCCCGCCAGCGCGTTAGCCACCTCCACCTCGTACACGCCGAAGGGTGGGCTCGACGCCGCGCAGAGGTAGACCAGCGGGGGCGCGCCTATCAGTATGGCGGCGGGGAGGTTCCTCCCAGCTTTCTCCGCGTTCCTGTGTATCTGGTACAGGTGCCTCGGTACAAGCCTCACGGCGAGGCTCTCCTCGTCAAGGATCATCGCTCTGTGAATGCTCGCGTTGACAGCGCCCGTAAGAGGATCCTTCGCGATGAATACCCCCGCGGTTATGTACCTACCTCCGTCGCGCTCAAAAAACTTGGGAACAGGCAGTCTGAAGAGGTCCACAGCCACCTCCTTTAAACCAGTGCTACTCTCTATCCTTGAGAGGGGCTGGGGGTTCTCCATAGCCCTTAGGAACTTGGCGTAGACCTCCGAGTCGCTTTTCCCCCCTACAACCTCGTATACCGTTTCGCGTCTTGCAAGAACGTTGGAGATCAGCCTTCCATAACGCGTATTCATCAGCACGGGATCGGGCTGGTACTTTTTCATGTAGTAAGCCGCTTCAAACTCCAACTCCACCATTTTCTGAAGCTGCTTCAACCTCCCCAGCTTCTGGTGGTATCCGACTAGTTCCCGGAAATCCAGCCCGAGCGCTGGCACAACCTCCGATGCTCCAGGCTCCACGAATACGGTAAACCGCACATGCTTAAAAAGTTAGAGCACAAAAGGAAAGAGCCGGGGAGCCCGTTCCCCTTCCAACCCTCGTGTTTATGCAACGTTGCGTTACGCTTCTCCTCCACGCTTTATGACCTTGATATCGTCGGCGTTGATTGTGACCGGTAGCACGAAGACCGCCTCCGCGAGCTCTACCTTCACCTCGTTCCTGGACTTGTCTATACCGACTATCCTGCCGCGCATACCGGTAAACGGTCCTCGAATGATCTCGACGAAGTCTCCTACGTTTAACTGGTCTACGAGAGGCTTAGGCTTCAGCAAACCCTCCATCTCCTGCAGGCTAACAGCACCCCTTACAACTCCTCTGACATGCTTAAGCCCGTAGGCTAGCCTCTGAGCCTCGTAGAGAGCATCGCTCTCTACGAAGACCATGCCCTTCAAGCCCGGTACCACGAGGATCGAGTAAACCTTGTACTTCCCGCTGGCAGCCCTTCTGTAGAGCAGTTGCGCCACGTTGTACTCCTGGCCGGACG encodes:
- a CDS encoding UbiD family decarboxylase codes for the protein MEPGASEVVPALGLDFRELVGYHQKLGRLKQLQKMVELEFEAAYYMKKYQPDPVLMNTRYGRLISNVLARRETVYEVVGGKSDSEVYAKFLRAMENPQPLSRIESSTGLKEVAVDLFRLPVPKFFERDGGRYITAGVFIAKDPLTGAVNASIHRAMILDEESLAVRLVPRHLYQIHRNAEKAGRNLPAAILIGAPPLVYLCAASSPPFGVYEVEVANALAGGRLTGTDSLLDGVVLPLPVEVVLLGEFIAGRRAKEGPFVDILGTYDIVREEPVFRVESILTRQDPLFYSILPSGLEHILLMGFPREAAIWSVASRTATGVRKVRLTPGGGGWLHAVISMEKTTEGDPKNVILAAFAAHPSLKTVVVVDADVDPDDPLDVEWALATRMQPDEDIVIIKGARGSSLDPSADQVTLQTSKLGIDATRPLSKDKSLFEKARIPFTEH
- a CDS encoding transcription elongation factor Spt5, which gives rise to MAEKPPSPLRFYALRVTSGQEYNVAQLLYRRAASGKYKVYSILVVPGLKGMVFVESDALYEAQRLAYGLKHVRGVVRGAVSLQEMEGLLKPKPLVDQLNVGDFVEIIRGPFTGMRGRIVGIDKSRNEVKVELAEAVFVLPVTINADDIKVIKRGGEA